One Stigmatopora argus isolate UIUO_Sarg chromosome 12, RoL_Sarg_1.0, whole genome shotgun sequence genomic window carries:
- the ubxn7 gene encoding UBX domain-containing protein 7 isoform X1, with amino-acid sequence MRDVYVVVCGGKMAALGDTSTLAVNGLIQQFTAITGATESVGKHMLEACNNNLEMAVTMFLDGGVVAEEPSTSSGSAASSSRVPPSDEVRAPIPQKQDILVEPEPLFGVPKRRRPTRSIFDGFRDFQTETIRQEQELRNGASVDKKLSTLADLFRPPIELMHKGSFETAKDCGQMENKWLMINIQNVQDFACQCLNRDVWSNDAVKTIIREHFIFWQVYHDSEEGERYIQFYKLNKFPYISILDPRTGELSCQKMVEWNELDVATFLEQTTGFLAEHGQLDGPPCPAPAAKRARSESLIDASEDSQLEAAIRASLQETHYDSSNVPDVPDSPRSEEDSDAEPFTDSEGPISVDGSDGEMPELLKEKASMGKHPSAISTAGPVLPRLYPDSTSSCHRKSPFKENNHSHKKEESKKNHLEPMVTKPHPPHPDADSEGPSKTCDEDCPNDNGPKARLMLRYPDGHREQISLSSQAKLMALVRHVQSKGYPNECFELVTNFPRRKLTHLDYDITLQEAGLCPQETVFVQERN; translated from the exons ATGCGCGAcgtttatgttgttgtttgtggcggtaagatggcggcgctcgGAGACACCTCGACTCTGGCGGTGAACGGGTTAATTCAACAATTCACAGCAATAACAG GGGCCACAGAGAGCGTAGGGAAGCATATGCTGGAAGCATGCAACAACAATCTGGAAATGGCAGTGACCATGTTTCTGGATGGAGGCGTGGTCGCTGAGGAGCCCAGCACAAGTTCTGGTTCAGCAGCATCCAGCAGCAGAGTTCCGCCTTCAGA CGAAGTACGAGCGCCCATTCCCCAGAAGCAGGACATACTTGTGGAGCCGGAGCCCCTTTTTGGAg TGCCAAAACGGAGGAGGCCGACTCGATCCATATTTGATGGCTTTAGAGACTTCCAAACGGAAACAA TCCGCCAGGAACAGGAGCTACGAAACGGCGCCTCGGTCGACAAGAAACTGAGTACCCTGGCAGACCTTTTCCGTCCTCCCATTGAACTGATGCACAAAGGCAGCTTTGAGACG GCGAAAGACTGTGGCCAAATGGAGAACAAGTGGTTGATGATCAACATTCAGAACGTCCAAGACTTCGCTTGCCAGTGCCTAAACAGAGATGTGTGGAGTAACGATGCCGTGAAGACCATCATCAGAGAACACTTTATTTTCTGGCAG GTATATCATGACAGTGAAGAGGGAGAACGATACATCCAGTTCTATAAACTCAACAAGTTTCCATATATTTCCATTTTAGATCCACGCACCGGTGAGTTGTCTT GTCAAAAAATGGTGGAGTGGAACGAGCTGGACGTGGCAACCTTCCTGGAGCAGACTACTGGCTTTCTGGCAGAACACGGGCAGTTGGATGGGCCGCCTTGCCCTGCCCCAGCGGCCAAACGTGCTCGCTCT GAAAGCCTGATCGATGCCAGCGAAGACAGCCAGCTGGAAGCCGCCATCCGAGCATCGCTACAGGAAACCCACTACGACTCCTCCAATGTCCCCGATGTCCCCGACTCCCCCAGGTCGGAGGAAGACTCAGACGCCGAGCCTTTCACGGACAGCGAGGGCCCCATCTCGGTCGATGGGTCTGATGGCGAAATGCCGGAACTCCTGAAAGAGAAAGCTTCTATGGGCAAACACCCCTCCGCCATTTCCACGGCTGGGCCCGTCCTACCCCGTCTTTATCCTGATAGCACATCTTCCTGTCACCGGAAATCCCCGTTCAAAGAAAACAACCACAGTCACAAAAAAGAGGAGAGCAAAAAGAACCACCTTGAGCCAATGGTCACCAAACCACATCCGCCTCATCCGGACGCCGACAGCGAGGGGCCTTCCAAGACCTGCGACGAAGACTGTCCTAATGACAATG GCCCCAAGGCAAGATTGATGCTTCGTTACCCAGATGGACATAGAGAGCAAATATCATTGTCTTCTCAAGCAAAACTCATG GCACTGGTGAGACACGTCCAATCCAAAGGTTACCCCAACGAATGCTTCGAACTAGTCACCAACTTCCCGCGGCGGAAGCTCACCCACTTGGACTATGACATCACGCTGCAGGAGGCGGGGCTTTGTCCGCAGGAAACTGTATTTGTGCAGGAGAGGAACTAG
- the ubxn7 gene encoding UBX domain-containing protein 7 isoform X3 produces MLEACNNNLEMAVTMFLDGGVVAEEPSTSSGSAASSSRVPPSDEVRAPIPQKQDILVEPEPLFGVPKRRRPTRSIFDGFRDFQTETIRQEQELRNGASVDKKLSTLADLFRPPIELMHKGSFETAKDCGQMENKWLMINIQNVQDFACQCLNRDVWSNDAVKTIIREHFIFWQVYHDSEEGERYIQFYKLNKFPYISILDPRTGELSCQKMVEWNELDVATFLEQTTGFLAEHGQLDGPPCPAPAAKRARSESLIDASEDSQLEAAIRASLQETHYDSSNVPDVPDSPRSEEDSDAEPFTDSEGPISVDGSDGEMPELLKEKASMGKHPSAISTAGPVLPRLYPDSTSSCHRKSPFKENNHSHKKEESKKNHLEPMVTKPHPPHPDADSEGPSKTCDEDCPNDNGPKARLMLRYPDGHREQISLSSQAKLMALVRHVQSKGYPNECFELVTNFPRRKLTHLDYDITLQEAGLCPQETVFVQERN; encoded by the exons ATGCTGGAAGCATGCAACAACAATCTGGAAATGGCAGTGACCATGTTTCTGGATGGAGGCGTGGTCGCTGAGGAGCCCAGCACAAGTTCTGGTTCAGCAGCATCCAGCAGCAGAGTTCCGCCTTCAGA CGAAGTACGAGCGCCCATTCCCCAGAAGCAGGACATACTTGTGGAGCCGGAGCCCCTTTTTGGAg TGCCAAAACGGAGGAGGCCGACTCGATCCATATTTGATGGCTTTAGAGACTTCCAAACGGAAACAA TCCGCCAGGAACAGGAGCTACGAAACGGCGCCTCGGTCGACAAGAAACTGAGTACCCTGGCAGACCTTTTCCGTCCTCCCATTGAACTGATGCACAAAGGCAGCTTTGAGACG GCGAAAGACTGTGGCCAAATGGAGAACAAGTGGTTGATGATCAACATTCAGAACGTCCAAGACTTCGCTTGCCAGTGCCTAAACAGAGATGTGTGGAGTAACGATGCCGTGAAGACCATCATCAGAGAACACTTTATTTTCTGGCAG GTATATCATGACAGTGAAGAGGGAGAACGATACATCCAGTTCTATAAACTCAACAAGTTTCCATATATTTCCATTTTAGATCCACGCACCGGTGAGTTGTCTT GTCAAAAAATGGTGGAGTGGAACGAGCTGGACGTGGCAACCTTCCTGGAGCAGACTACTGGCTTTCTGGCAGAACACGGGCAGTTGGATGGGCCGCCTTGCCCTGCCCCAGCGGCCAAACGTGCTCGCTCT GAAAGCCTGATCGATGCCAGCGAAGACAGCCAGCTGGAAGCCGCCATCCGAGCATCGCTACAGGAAACCCACTACGACTCCTCCAATGTCCCCGATGTCCCCGACTCCCCCAGGTCGGAGGAAGACTCAGACGCCGAGCCTTTCACGGACAGCGAGGGCCCCATCTCGGTCGATGGGTCTGATGGCGAAATGCCGGAACTCCTGAAAGAGAAAGCTTCTATGGGCAAACACCCCTCCGCCATTTCCACGGCTGGGCCCGTCCTACCCCGTCTTTATCCTGATAGCACATCTTCCTGTCACCGGAAATCCCCGTTCAAAGAAAACAACCACAGTCACAAAAAAGAGGAGAGCAAAAAGAACCACCTTGAGCCAATGGTCACCAAACCACATCCGCCTCATCCGGACGCCGACAGCGAGGGGCCTTCCAAGACCTGCGACGAAGACTGTCCTAATGACAATG GCCCCAAGGCAAGATTGATGCTTCGTTACCCAGATGGACATAGAGAGCAAATATCATTGTCTTCTCAAGCAAAACTCATG GCACTGGTGAGACACGTCCAATCCAAAGGTTACCCCAACGAATGCTTCGAACTAGTCACCAACTTCCCGCGGCGGAAGCTCACCCACTTGGACTATGACATCACGCTGCAGGAGGCGGGGCTTTGTCCGCAGGAAACTGTATTTGTGCAGGAGAGGAACTAG
- the ubxn7 gene encoding UBX domain-containing protein 7 isoform X2, whose protein sequence is MRDVYVVVCGGKMAALGDTSTLAVNGLIQQFTAITGATESVGKHMLEACNNNLEMAVTMFLDGGVVAEEPSTSSGSAASSSRVPPSDEVRAPIPQKQDILVEPEPLFGVPKRRRPTRSIFDGFRDFQTETIRQEQELRNGASVDKKLSTLADLFRPPIELMHKGSFETAKDCGQMENKWLMINIQNVQDFACQCLNRDVWSNDAVKTIIREHFIFWQVYHDSEEGERYIQFYKLNKFPYISILDPRTGQKMVEWNELDVATFLEQTTGFLAEHGQLDGPPCPAPAAKRARSESLIDASEDSQLEAAIRASLQETHYDSSNVPDVPDSPRSEEDSDAEPFTDSEGPISVDGSDGEMPELLKEKASMGKHPSAISTAGPVLPRLYPDSTSSCHRKSPFKENNHSHKKEESKKNHLEPMVTKPHPPHPDADSEGPSKTCDEDCPNDNGPKARLMLRYPDGHREQISLSSQAKLMALVRHVQSKGYPNECFELVTNFPRRKLTHLDYDITLQEAGLCPQETVFVQERN, encoded by the exons ATGCGCGAcgtttatgttgttgtttgtggcggtaagatggcggcgctcgGAGACACCTCGACTCTGGCGGTGAACGGGTTAATTCAACAATTCACAGCAATAACAG GGGCCACAGAGAGCGTAGGGAAGCATATGCTGGAAGCATGCAACAACAATCTGGAAATGGCAGTGACCATGTTTCTGGATGGAGGCGTGGTCGCTGAGGAGCCCAGCACAAGTTCTGGTTCAGCAGCATCCAGCAGCAGAGTTCCGCCTTCAGA CGAAGTACGAGCGCCCATTCCCCAGAAGCAGGACATACTTGTGGAGCCGGAGCCCCTTTTTGGAg TGCCAAAACGGAGGAGGCCGACTCGATCCATATTTGATGGCTTTAGAGACTTCCAAACGGAAACAA TCCGCCAGGAACAGGAGCTACGAAACGGCGCCTCGGTCGACAAGAAACTGAGTACCCTGGCAGACCTTTTCCGTCCTCCCATTGAACTGATGCACAAAGGCAGCTTTGAGACG GCGAAAGACTGTGGCCAAATGGAGAACAAGTGGTTGATGATCAACATTCAGAACGTCCAAGACTTCGCTTGCCAGTGCCTAAACAGAGATGTGTGGAGTAACGATGCCGTGAAGACCATCATCAGAGAACACTTTATTTTCTGGCAG GTATATCATGACAGTGAAGAGGGAGAACGATACATCCAGTTCTATAAACTCAACAAGTTTCCATATATTTCCATTTTAGATCCACGCACCG GTCAAAAAATGGTGGAGTGGAACGAGCTGGACGTGGCAACCTTCCTGGAGCAGACTACTGGCTTTCTGGCAGAACACGGGCAGTTGGATGGGCCGCCTTGCCCTGCCCCAGCGGCCAAACGTGCTCGCTCT GAAAGCCTGATCGATGCCAGCGAAGACAGCCAGCTGGAAGCCGCCATCCGAGCATCGCTACAGGAAACCCACTACGACTCCTCCAATGTCCCCGATGTCCCCGACTCCCCCAGGTCGGAGGAAGACTCAGACGCCGAGCCTTTCACGGACAGCGAGGGCCCCATCTCGGTCGATGGGTCTGATGGCGAAATGCCGGAACTCCTGAAAGAGAAAGCTTCTATGGGCAAACACCCCTCCGCCATTTCCACGGCTGGGCCCGTCCTACCCCGTCTTTATCCTGATAGCACATCTTCCTGTCACCGGAAATCCCCGTTCAAAGAAAACAACCACAGTCACAAAAAAGAGGAGAGCAAAAAGAACCACCTTGAGCCAATGGTCACCAAACCACATCCGCCTCATCCGGACGCCGACAGCGAGGGGCCTTCCAAGACCTGCGACGAAGACTGTCCTAATGACAATG GCCCCAAGGCAAGATTGATGCTTCGTTACCCAGATGGACATAGAGAGCAAATATCATTGTCTTCTCAAGCAAAACTCATG GCACTGGTGAGACACGTCCAATCCAAAGGTTACCCCAACGAATGCTTCGAACTAGTCACCAACTTCCCGCGGCGGAAGCTCACCCACTTGGACTATGACATCACGCTGCAGGAGGCGGGGCTTTGTCCGCAGGAAACTGTATTTGTGCAGGAGAGGAACTAG
- the ppp1r7 gene encoding protein phosphatase 1 regulatory subunit 7 isoform X2 — MDPNQPPATNKEESPVEMDTITLDPEEEDVDLVHCRIGKIEGLEVLQKAKTLSLRQNLIKKIENLDSLSSLQELDLYDNQIRKLESLNKLTQLEQLDVSFNLLRKVESLEQLTGLKKLFLLHNKIASIANLGHLTCLEMLELGSNRIRVIENLDTLPTLQSLFLGTNKITKLQNMDNLHSLTVLSIQSNRITKMEGLQNLVSLRELYLSHNGIEVIEGLENNKKLTTLDIAANKVKKIENISHLTELQEFWMNDNQIDNWSDLDELKNAKSLETVYLERNPLQKDPQYRRKIMLALPSVRQIDATFIRF, encoded by the exons ATGGATCCAAACCAGCCTCCCGCCACGA ataAAGAAGAGTCTCCCGTTGAAATGGACACCATAACTTTGGATCCAGAAGAGGAG GATGTCGACCTAGTTCATTGCCGTATTGGAAAAATTGAAGGACTTGAAGTACTACAGAAAGCAAAA ACCCTCTCCCTAAGGCAgaatctgattaaaaaaattgaaaacctgGACAGTCTGAGCTCACTACAAGAGCTCGATTTGTACGACAATCAAATCCGCAAGTTGGAAAGCCTGAACAAGCTCACACAGTTGGA GCAGCTGGATGTGTCCTTCAACCTTTTGAGGAAAGTGGAGAGTTTGGAACAGCtgactggattaaaaaaacttttcctCCTTCACAACAAAATTGCCAGTATAGCCAACCTGGGTCACTTAACCTGTCTGGAGATGTTGGAGCTAGGCTCCAATCGCATTCGA GTCATAGAGAACTTGGATACACTCCCCACTTTGCAAAGCTTATTCCTTGGTACCAATAAAATTACCAAGCTGCAGAATATGGACAATTTGCACAGCCTGACCGTATTAAGCATTCAG AGTAATCGGATTACTAAAATGGAAGGTCTGCAGAACCTGGTCAGCCTACGAGAGCTCTACTTAAGCCACAATGGCATTGAGGTCATCGAGGGCTTGGAAAACAAT AAAAAGCTGACAACTCTGGATATCGCAGCCAACAAAGTCAAGAAGATTGAGAACATTAGCCATCTAACGGAGCTGCAAGAGTTCTGG ATGAACGACAACCAGATTGACAACTGGTCGGATCTGGACGAGCTGAAGAATGCCAAATCGCTGGAGACTGTCTACCTGGAGAGAAACCCGCTACAGAAGGACCCGCAGTACCGGCGAAAGATCATGCTGGCGCTGCCTAGTGTGCGCCAGATCGACGCCACCTTCATCCGCTTTTAA
- the ppp1r7 gene encoding protein phosphatase 1 regulatory subunit 7 isoform X1 yields MASLSVVEPQEMEVDRRGESEESGDDETRRKSINGDMDPNQPPATNKEESPVEMDTITLDPEEEDVDLVHCRIGKIEGLEVLQKAKTLSLRQNLIKKIENLDSLSSLQELDLYDNQIRKLESLNKLTQLEQLDVSFNLLRKVESLEQLTGLKKLFLLHNKIASIANLGHLTCLEMLELGSNRIRVIENLDTLPTLQSLFLGTNKITKLQNMDNLHSLTVLSIQSNRITKMEGLQNLVSLRELYLSHNGIEVIEGLENNKKLTTLDIAANKVKKIENISHLTELQEFWMNDNQIDNWSDLDELKNAKSLETVYLERNPLQKDPQYRRKIMLALPSVRQIDATFIRF; encoded by the exons ATGGCTTCCCTCTCCGTTGTAGAGCCGCAAGAAATGGAAG TGGATCGGAGGGGAGAGTCCGAGGAATCAGGCGACGACGAGACAAGGAGGAAAAGCATCAATGGCGACATGGATCCAAACCAGCCTCCCGCCACGA ataAAGAAGAGTCTCCCGTTGAAATGGACACCATAACTTTGGATCCAGAAGAGGAG GATGTCGACCTAGTTCATTGCCGTATTGGAAAAATTGAAGGACTTGAAGTACTACAGAAAGCAAAA ACCCTCTCCCTAAGGCAgaatctgattaaaaaaattgaaaacctgGACAGTCTGAGCTCACTACAAGAGCTCGATTTGTACGACAATCAAATCCGCAAGTTGGAAAGCCTGAACAAGCTCACACAGTTGGA GCAGCTGGATGTGTCCTTCAACCTTTTGAGGAAAGTGGAGAGTTTGGAACAGCtgactggattaaaaaaacttttcctCCTTCACAACAAAATTGCCAGTATAGCCAACCTGGGTCACTTAACCTGTCTGGAGATGTTGGAGCTAGGCTCCAATCGCATTCGA GTCATAGAGAACTTGGATACACTCCCCACTTTGCAAAGCTTATTCCTTGGTACCAATAAAATTACCAAGCTGCAGAATATGGACAATTTGCACAGCCTGACCGTATTAAGCATTCAG AGTAATCGGATTACTAAAATGGAAGGTCTGCAGAACCTGGTCAGCCTACGAGAGCTCTACTTAAGCCACAATGGCATTGAGGTCATCGAGGGCTTGGAAAACAAT AAAAAGCTGACAACTCTGGATATCGCAGCCAACAAAGTCAAGAAGATTGAGAACATTAGCCATCTAACGGAGCTGCAAGAGTTCTGG ATGAACGACAACCAGATTGACAACTGGTCGGATCTGGACGAGCTGAAGAATGCCAAATCGCTGGAGACTGTCTACCTGGAGAGAAACCCGCTACAGAAGGACCCGCAGTACCGGCGAAAGATCATGCTGGCGCTGCCTAGTGTGCGCCAGATCGACGCCACCTTCATCCGCTTTTAA